The Methylomonas montana genome has a window encoding:
- a CDS encoding YnbE family lipoprotein produces the protein MNWKVASCAAIICGSVYLTGCSPSVKLEAPDKPIEINMNVKIEHEIRLKVEKDVDELITSQKGLF, from the coding sequence ATGAACTGGAAAGTTGCAAGCTGCGCGGCCATCATATGCGGCAGCGTCTATCTCACGGGGTGTTCGCCCTCCGTCAAACTGGAAGCGCCGGACAAACCGATTGAAATCAATATGAACGTCAAGATCGAACACGAAATCCGCTTGAAAGTGGAAAAAGACGTAGACGAATTGATCACCAGCCAGAAAGGCCTGTTTTAA
- a CDS encoding YdbL family protein: MKNKKMLSMLAPLFLGLCLVAMPVSAAVDLATAKSSGLVGEQMNGLLGLVKPDASAEIQALVKSINAQRLAEYQRIAAKNGVAAEEVARLTAQKVIGQAAPGQFVETPSGWVQR, from the coding sequence ATGAAAAACAAAAAAATGCTGTCCATGTTGGCGCCGCTGTTTCTTGGCTTATGCCTGGTCGCCATGCCGGTTAGTGCCGCCGTCGATCTAGCGACGGCCAAGTCCTCTGGATTGGTGGGCGAACAGATGAATGGTCTCCTGGGCCTGGTTAAACCTGACGCATCCGCCGAGATACAAGCACTGGTTAAAAGCATCAATGCCCAACGTTTAGCCGAGTACCAACGCATTGCCGCTAAGAACGGTGTCGCGGCCGAGGAAGTGGCCCGGCTGACTGCTCAGAAAGTGATAGGGCAAGCCGCGCCGGGACAATTTGTGGAGACACCGTCTGGCTGGGTGCAGCGCTGA
- a CDS encoding L-serine ammonia-lyase: protein MAISVFDIFKIGIGPSSSHTVGPMRAAKTFVGNLEQQGIIGRVARLRVELFGSLGATGKGHGTDKAVLLGLEGEAPDSVDPDLIPQRLQTIRDTGIVSLLQRYPIQFNEKADLLFQRKVLPYHSNGMRFTVFDAGGAELLQADYYSVGGGFVVTDAIAAADRLNNDDTCLPYPFKTGAAMLKLCTLHNKSISSLIMSNEKAWLSEAQIRQDLLKIWRVMQACVDRGMHQEGVMPGGMKVKRRSANLYRQLSGEIPQQTPGVPVGTLDWVNLFALAVSEENASGGRVVTAPTNGAAGIIPAVLHYYWRFCEGANEDGVIRFLLTAAAIAILYKENASLSGAEVGCQGEVGVACSMAAGALAEVLGGTPEQVENAAEIGMEHNLGLTCDPVGGLVQVPCIERNAMGSVKAINAARIALRGDGTHFVSLDKVIKTMRETGADMKTKYKETSRGGLAVNLIEC, encoded by the coding sequence ATGGCTATCAGCGTTTTCGATATTTTTAAAATCGGAATTGGACCTTCCAGTTCGCATACAGTGGGGCCCATGCGGGCGGCGAAGACCTTTGTCGGCAATCTGGAGCAACAGGGTATCATCGGTCGAGTTGCCCGTCTGCGGGTAGAGTTATTCGGCTCTCTCGGCGCAACCGGTAAGGGGCACGGCACCGATAAGGCCGTATTGTTGGGGCTGGAAGGCGAGGCGCCGGATTCGGTCGATCCCGATCTGATTCCGCAACGGCTACAGACGATACGCGATACAGGGATTGTGAGTTTGCTACAGCGCTACCCGATACAATTCAATGAAAAAGCCGATTTGTTGTTTCAGCGCAAGGTGTTGCCCTACCATTCGAACGGTATGCGCTTTACGGTCTTCGATGCCGGTGGCGCTGAATTGTTGCAAGCCGATTACTATTCGGTTGGCGGCGGTTTTGTGGTAACCGACGCGATTGCGGCGGCCGATCGTTTGAATAATGACGATACCTGCCTGCCGTACCCATTCAAAACTGGTGCAGCGATGCTAAAACTGTGCACCCTGCATAACAAGTCGATCAGCAGCTTGATAATGAGCAATGAAAAGGCTTGGTTGAGCGAAGCGCAAATACGTCAGGATTTGCTGAAAATCTGGCGGGTCATGCAGGCTTGCGTCGACCGGGGTATGCACCAGGAAGGCGTGATGCCGGGTGGCATGAAAGTGAAGCGCCGGTCCGCGAATCTTTATCGACAACTGAGCGGCGAAATACCGCAACAAACGCCTGGCGTACCGGTCGGTACATTGGATTGGGTGAATTTGTTCGCGCTGGCGGTCAGCGAGGAAAACGCCTCGGGCGGTCGGGTAGTGACGGCACCGACGAATGGTGCGGCGGGCATCATTCCGGCGGTCTTGCATTATTATTGGCGGTTTTGCGAGGGAGCGAACGAAGATGGCGTGATCCGTTTCTTATTGACGGCTGCGGCGATTGCGATTCTTTATAAAGAAAACGCTTCGCTGTCGGGGGCCGAAGTCGGCTGCCAAGGCGAAGTCGGCGTCGCTTGTTCGATGGCGGCTGGCGCTTTAGCCGAAGTGCTGGGCGGCACACCGGAACAGGTCGAGAACGCTGCCGAAATCGGCATGGAGCATAATTTGGGTTTAACTTGCGATCCGGTCGGCGGTTTGGTGCAAGTGCCTTGTATCGAGCGAAATGCGATGGGCTCGGTCAAGGCCATCAATGCCGCGCGGATTGCGCTACGTGGCGACGGCACCCATTTCGTGTCTTTGGATAAGGTCATCAAGACCATGCGCGAAACCGGCGCCGATATGAAAACCAAATATAAGGAAACCTCGCGCGGCGGATTGGCGGTTAATTTGATTGAGTGTTGA
- a CDS encoding DUF2835 domain-containing protein: MSNQFIRFQLYLSSDQYLSFYQGVAKTVTVIADDGRRIAFPAGNVRRYLTKDGIQGYFEMELTAQNKFVGIKKLG, translated from the coding sequence ATGTCCAATCAATTCATCCGCTTCCAACTCTATCTGAGTTCCGACCAGTATCTAAGCTTTTACCAAGGCGTTGCTAAAACCGTGACGGTGATCGCCGACGACGGCCGCCGCATCGCATTTCCGGCCGGGAACGTCAGGCGGTATTTGACCAAGGATGGAATTCAGGGCTATTTTGAAATGGAATTGACCGCGCAAAACAAGTTTGTAGGCATTAAAAAATTGGGTTGA
- the htpX gene encoding protease HtpX, giving the protein MMRILLFLATNVAIMIAISIIFNVLGLKGALDAQGVNLNLEGLLAMSAVIGMTGSVISLFMSKWSAKNAMGVHVIDRPQNQTEQWLVGIVAQQAKQAGIGMPEVGIFDAAEANAFATGASRDNALVAVSTGLLHSMSADEVEAVVGHEISHVANGDMITMALMQGVVNTFVYFFATIIGHVVDRVVFKTERGYGPAYYITQMVAQIALSILASMLVMWFSRYREFRADAGGASLAGRQKMIGALRALQRSHEPAQLPGELAAFGINGGGVQRLFMSHPPLEERIEALQNNR; this is encoded by the coding sequence ATGATGAGAATATTGCTGTTTCTGGCCACCAACGTGGCCATTATGATTGCGATCAGCATCATATTTAATGTACTAGGCTTGAAAGGGGCGTTGGACGCCCAAGGCGTCAACTTGAATTTGGAAGGCCTGCTGGCCATGTCGGCGGTGATCGGCATGACCGGTTCGGTTATTTCCCTATTCATGTCCAAATGGTCGGCAAAAAACGCGATGGGCGTGCATGTGATCGACCGTCCGCAAAACCAAACCGAACAATGGTTGGTCGGCATCGTCGCCCAACAAGCGAAACAAGCCGGCATCGGTATGCCGGAAGTCGGTATTTTCGACGCCGCCGAAGCCAACGCCTTTGCCACCGGCGCCAGCCGCGATAACGCCCTGGTGGCGGTCAGTACCGGCCTGCTGCACAGTATGAGCGCCGACGAAGTGGAAGCGGTAGTCGGCCATGAAATCAGCCACGTCGCTAACGGCGATATGATCACGATGGCCTTGATGCAAGGTGTGGTCAACACCTTCGTGTACTTCTTCGCCACCATCATCGGCCATGTGGTGGACAGAGTAGTATTTAAAACCGAGCGCGGTTACGGCCCGGCTTATTACATCACCCAGATGGTCGCCCAAATCGCCTTGTCGATTCTGGCTTCGATGTTGGTCATGTGGTTCTCGCGTTACCGCGAATTCCGTGCCGACGCCGGCGGTGCCAGCTTGGCCGGTCGTCAAAAAATGATAGGTGCGTTAAGGGCTTTACAGCGTTCGCACGAACCGGCGCAATTGCCCGGCGAACTGGCGGCTTTCGGCATCAACGGCGGCGGCGTGCAACGTTTGTTTATGAGTCATCCGCCGTTGGAAGAACGTATCGAAGCCTTGCAAAACAACCGTTAA
- a CDS encoding PQQ-dependent sugar dehydrogenase translates to MKIIKSLLLMLVVAPSCLAASLEQEAVLKQLKLPAGFNISIFADNIPNARQMALGDDGVVYVGSRQGHVYAVQDKDGDGIAEQRYLIAQQLNLPNGVAYKDGSLYVAEIQRIIRFDNIGTRLTNPPQPTTVFDQLPSDRHHGWKYLRFGPDGKLYTAVGAPCNVCDPDKPIYGSLIRMNADGSNMEILARGIRNTVGFDWETRSGHLFFNDNGRDYLGDDTPPDELNEWNQVGQHFGFPYCHAGSIADPDHAGDKKCYKFTAPIWKYKAHIAPLGMRFYTGKQFPDTYFRQLFVAQHGSWNRSEPQGYQVNVVKIREGQPYNEQTFISGWLTAQGTVLGRPNDIVQMRDGSLLISDDSLGVIYRVSYGK, encoded by the coding sequence ATGAAAATTATAAAGTCGCTGTTATTGATGCTTGTCGTCGCTCCGTCGTGCCTGGCGGCCAGCCTGGAACAAGAAGCCGTGTTAAAGCAGTTAAAGCTGCCTGCTGGTTTTAATATCAGTATTTTCGCCGACAATATTCCCAATGCCCGGCAGATGGCGCTAGGCGATGACGGCGTAGTGTACGTAGGCTCTCGGCAAGGGCATGTCTATGCGGTGCAAGACAAGGACGGCGACGGCATCGCCGAACAACGCTATCTAATCGCCCAACAGCTCAACCTGCCCAACGGCGTGGCCTATAAGGACGGCTCGCTGTACGTCGCCGAAATCCAACGCATCATTCGCTTCGACAACATCGGCACCCGCCTGACCAATCCTCCACAACCGACCACGGTATTCGACCAACTGCCTTCCGACCGCCACCACGGCTGGAAGTATTTACGTTTCGGCCCGGACGGCAAGCTGTATACCGCGGTCGGCGCACCTTGCAATGTCTGCGACCCGGACAAACCGATCTACGGCTCGTTGATTCGCATGAATGCCGACGGCAGCAATATGGAAATACTGGCGCGCGGCATTCGCAACACGGTGGGATTCGACTGGGAAACGCGTAGCGGCCATCTGTTCTTCAACGACAACGGTCGCGACTATCTAGGCGATGACACCCCGCCCGACGAACTGAACGAATGGAACCAAGTCGGCCAACATTTTGGCTTCCCTTACTGCCACGCCGGCAGCATCGCCGACCCCGATCATGCCGGCGACAAAAAATGCTACAAATTCACCGCCCCGATTTGGAAGTACAAAGCGCATATCGCGCCATTGGGCATGCGTTTTTACACCGGCAAACAGTTTCCCGACACTTATTTCCGGCAACTATTCGTCGCCCAACACGGCTCCTGGAACCGCAGCGAACCGCAAGGCTATCAAGTTAACGTGGTCAAAATCCGCGAAGGCCAACCGTATAACGAACAAACTTTCATCAGCGGCTGGTTGACCGCGCAAGGCACGGTATTGGGACGGCCGAACGACATCGTGCAAATGCGCGACGGCAGCTTACTGATCAGCGACGACAGCTTGGGCGTGATCTACCGGGTGAGCTACGGAAAATGA
- a CDS encoding NUDIX domain-containing protein, whose amino-acid sequence MDEQFEILNSRTVYAGFFRLEQYTLKHTLFNGGWSSPLTRELFRRGNCVAVLLYDPNRDEVVVIEQFRVGAILQPQRAWLLEIVAGAIEEGETAEEVAYREAREEAGCEILDLIEIQSFYTTPGGSSEWLTLFCGRVDSSKVGGIHGLNEEDEDIRVNAVKFEVAFQMLEDGKFESGIPIIAIQWLYIHRGKLRENWLNRATT is encoded by the coding sequence ATGGACGAGCAATTCGAAATACTGAACAGCCGCACCGTCTACGCGGGTTTTTTCCGGTTGGAGCAATACACGCTAAAACACACTTTATTCAACGGCGGCTGGAGCTCGCCTCTCACCAGGGAATTGTTCCGGCGCGGCAATTGCGTGGCGGTATTGCTGTACGATCCGAATCGCGACGAAGTCGTCGTCATCGAACAATTCCGGGTCGGCGCGATCCTGCAACCGCAACGGGCCTGGTTACTGGAAATCGTCGCCGGCGCCATCGAGGAAGGCGAGACCGCCGAGGAAGTCGCTTATCGCGAAGCCCGCGAGGAAGCCGGCTGCGAAATTCTCGATCTTATCGAGATACAAAGCTTCTACACCACGCCCGGCGGTTCTTCTGAGTGGCTCACACTATTCTGCGGCCGGGTCGATAGCAGCAAAGTCGGCGGCATCCACGGCCTGAACGAGGAAGACGAAGACATCCGCGTCAATGCGGTCAAATTCGAGGTGGCATTTCAAATGCTGGAAGACGGCAAATTCGAATCCGGCATCCCCATCATCGCCATCCAATGGCTGTACATTCATCGCGGCAAGCTGCGCGAAAATTGGCTAAACAGGGCTACTACCTAA
- a CDS encoding alpha/beta hydrolase, with protein sequence MPQCFTSRLSFRLLLVCCLPLLSACSARPSLPSQESQLEKLEEAMNSGVYKPARGFAIDSSHDIWTHDGTELDVEITGPSAPGSYPLIIYLPSLGEDARAGRLWREAWAKAGYAVFSMQPLAISQALKALEAERRFDEPLEMPDEEGMEPVDDMEEPRREPESGGWFGNKPRQPSRTARESELRYVGHQYFATENLKQRMAHLFWAYRQLKIRAGLHQPAYAAADVSKVILAGYDLGAQTVAAVSGERFDASLPIGDELKPIAAIVLSPSVDLAEGNVGSRYQKLNLPMLVITGSEDNDPYAISSAAVRTAVWEHAPAGGKYLLLLRGAGHRLLAGNELGGRFGLSGSRRQARSMGGVESGGTGAARRRALNTGEPASGLFDKAQRYDPNLGYKQVAAVASVSSAFLDMLIKKDQFAQAWLNEKATKWLDRAGSLQLR encoded by the coding sequence ATGCCCCAATGTTTTACATCGCGCCTATCGTTCCGCTTGCTGTTAGTCTGCTGTCTGCCGTTATTGAGCGCTTGTTCCGCGCGGCCATCCTTGCCCAGTCAGGAAAGCCAACTGGAGAAACTGGAAGAGGCGATGAACAGCGGTGTCTATAAACCGGCACGCGGTTTTGCGATAGATAGCAGTCATGATATCTGGACGCACGACGGCACCGAGTTGGACGTGGAAATCACCGGGCCGAGCGCGCCGGGCAGCTATCCCTTGATTATTTATTTGCCCAGCTTGGGCGAGGACGCCAGGGCCGGCCGCTTGTGGCGGGAGGCCTGGGCCAAGGCCGGTTACGCGGTATTCAGCATGCAGCCCTTGGCGATCAGTCAGGCACTGAAGGCGTTGGAAGCGGAGCGCAGATTCGACGAACCGCTGGAAATGCCAGACGAAGAAGGCATGGAACCGGTGGATGACATGGAGGAGCCGCGTCGGGAGCCGGAGAGCGGCGGTTGGTTCGGCAACAAACCGCGTCAGCCTTCGCGGACGGCTCGCGAAAGCGAGCTACGTTACGTGGGACATCAGTATTTCGCGACCGAGAATCTTAAACAACGGATGGCGCATTTGTTCTGGGCGTATCGGCAGCTGAAAATTCGGGCCGGCTTGCATCAGCCAGCGTATGCGGCAGCGGATGTGTCCAAGGTGATTCTGGCCGGTTACGATTTGGGCGCGCAAACCGTAGCGGCGGTATCCGGTGAGCGTTTCGATGCCAGTTTGCCGATTGGCGATGAACTCAAGCCCATCGCGGCGATAGTGCTGAGTCCGTCGGTGGACCTGGCGGAGGGTAATGTCGGCAGCCGGTATCAGAAATTGAATTTGCCGATGCTAGTGATCACCGGCAGCGAGGACAACGATCCTTATGCGATCAGTTCGGCGGCGGTGCGGACGGCTGTCTGGGAGCACGCGCCGGCCGGCGGTAAATATCTGTTGTTGTTGCGCGGCGCCGGGCACCGATTGTTGGCGGGTAACGAATTGGGCGGACGCTTTGGGCTGAGCGGTTCGAGACGGCAGGCGCGAAGCATGGGGGGAGTTGAATCGGGTGGCACAGGCGCTGCCCGTCGTCGAGCGTTGAATACTGGCGAACCAGCCAGTGGCTTGTTCGACAAAGCCCAGCGATACGATCCCAATTTGGGTTACAAGCAGGTCGCTGCCGTGGCTAGTGTTTCCAGTGCGTTTTTGGATATGCTGATCAAAAAAGACCAATTCGCCCAAGCCTGGCTCAACGAAAAAGCCACTAAATGGCTGGACAGGGCAGGTTCCTTACAGCTTAGGTAG